AAGCTCCAGGAGAACATCTGCTCTCGTCAcgatgaggtgatgaagatgttctgcCGCAGCGATCAGCAGTGTatctgttatctctgctctgtggatgAACATAAAGGCCACgacacagtctcagctgcagcagaaaggactgagaggcagagagagctccAGCTGAGGCGACAAGAGATCCAGCAGAGAatccaggacagagagaaagatgtgaagcTGCTTCGACAGGAGGTGGAGGCTATCGACGGCTCTGCTGATGAAGCGGTGGAGGACAGTGAGAAGACCTTCACCGAGCTGATCCGTCTCATGGAGAAAAGACGCtctgatgtgaagcagcagatcagatcccAGCAGGAAACTGAAGCCGGTCGAGTCAAAGAGcttcaggagaagctgcagcaggagatcgctgagctgaagaggaaagacgctgagctgaagcagctctcacacacagaggatcacaGCCACTTTCTACGCAACTACCCCTCACTGTCACGACTCAGCGACTCTACAGACTCGTCCGCCATCGATGTCCGTCCTCTGAGATACTTTGAGGacgtgacagcagctgtgtcacagctcagagagaaacTACAGGACGTTCTGACAGAGACATGGACAAACgtctcactgacactgactgaagtGGATGTTTTACTGTCACAACCAGAGCCCAAGACCAGAGCTGActtcttaaaatattcacaggaaatcacactggatccaaacacagcaaacacagttCTGTTATTAtctgagggaaacagaaaagcaacatgGAGTCAACAACAGTCTTATCCTCGTCATCCAGACAGATTCACTTTATATCCTCAGGTCCTGAGTAGAGAGAGTCTGACTGGACGttgttactgggaggtggagaggagaggaggaggagtttctGTATCAGTCTCATACAAGAATATCAGCAGAGCAGGGTGGGAAAGTTtatttggaaacaatgacaaatCTTGGTCGTTAGATTGTtttcaaaacagattttcatttaGGTTCAACAGCATCAGAACTCCAGTCTCAGGTCCTCGGTCCTCCAGAGTAGGAGTGTACCTGGATCACACAGCAGGtgttctgtccttctacagcgtctctgaaaccatgactctcctccacagagtccagaccacattcactcagcctctctatGCTGGACTCTGGCTTTACTGGGATGGAGACACAGCTGAGTTTTATAAGCTCACATAGATAAAAGTCCAGATTTGTATTTCATTCCTAAAGTTATTGTGTCTCCATCATTGTTGCTAAAAgctggttgttgtgttttgtttgttgaatcctgatgttttattacaggtGAGATCAGCTCCATCTAAGTCCTTAAAATGAGTCTCATCTTCAGCAGCTGCAACATGAAAGTTGttgacacattaaaacatcaataatcACAATCCAGTCGTATGATTTACATTATTCTGACAtgagacttttactttgatactccacctgtttctgttttcagacacacacacacacactgatcacagctgatcagcgctgatcacagctgatcacagctgatcaccgctgatcacagctgatcacagctgatcacagctgatcacctgatcacagctgatcaccgctgatcacagctgatcacagctgatcaccgCTGATCAccgctgatcacagctgatcaccgctgatcacagctgatcacagctgatcaccgCTGATCACCGCTGATCAccgctgatcacagctgatcacagctgatcaccgCTGATCAccgctgatcacagctgatcaccgctgatcacagctgatcacagctgatcaccgCTGATCACCGCTGATCACCGCTGATCAccgctgatcacagctgatcaccgCTGATCAccgctgatcacagctgattcagctgaTCACCgctgattcagctgctggttaTGAGATAGTTTGAATGGAAATAAGTATAAAATACTGCGCTCCAGTTGCAGCTGACAGTTAACTCACTGACTCCATGGCAACGTACTGCTGACAGTAAATACACGCTGATGCACCATGACGAGTTGATAATGTCCCAGCACCACAGATCTCATTCACTATTCtttcagaaaaacatttcaggatCATTATCAAAAAAGTTTGTCTCTAAAATGTTGTTACAGCTCCTCAAAAATCCAGCAGCAGCCGAACTCCAGAAACCAGTAACTCCAGCCGTCATGAATGAAGACCAGTAAGAAGGGAATCATTAAGTTAAACACAAGTTCCTTTACACTGTGCTGAGCActggagtaaatgtacttagttactttccacctcagctacaaactgagctgaactcactgatcaattgattgattttgGCCTGAAGATGATGACGTTACTCAGAAATAAAAGCCAGAGTTCAGAGTTCAGCTTGGTTTATTAAGAGAagatcacacagtcacacctgcTGTACCTGCATTCAAGCAGCGTGTTTCCTCCTCAGGCTAATGCTGATTggttaattaaattatttaaaggtcccatattttacccTTGTGGTTTATTGTCATTAGTGTGTATTGTaactttattgttattttttcctcttctcctgtgttttattttgaagtgttgatctataagaagatataaaaacatctcagtgtagtttcacatctcctctctcagctcctctctgcagctctagtaacaacaggtcggtgagccaatcagaagagaggaggctctgagcctcagTCCTCGCTGATGGTTTAtctcttttatttgtgtttattcattgtaatcctcattttctttcatcGTTAATAATTCTTCACACAGTTATAAACaattccagtggtttgtaattAACAGTgttcaaaataaacagcagcgCTCAGATCTCCGGCtcgtcctcttcttctctctttattGACGGCAGGCTGCTGTAGGTCTGGGCCCAGTAGCTGACGTACTGTGATCTCAGGTCGTAGCTGAAGAGACCAGATGAGTCAAGTCACAGTAGAAACAGGAGAATGGTTGAGTATAGCACAGTACAGCAGGCAGCtatagaacacagtagaactcAGGTACCTGATGGAGGACTTGTTGATCTTGTGGTTGATGTTCAGGTAGGGTCGGTGGTGTCTGGTGAAGGGGGGCCAGGGAACTGGGACTCTGCTGTCGCCGCTATTGGGATCActggacaggaagaggagagacagagctggGACCAGGTTCAAACTACTTGACAGTAGTTCAGACTAGTTGAGATCAGATCAGACTACTTCAGAAGAGACTAGTTCAGACCGGTTCAGACCGGTTCAGACCGGTTCAGACTGCCTGCAGAGGACAAAGACACTCCTTCATAACCAAACTGAGGAGAGGTCTTGTTTGGATCAGTGGAGAAGTAAAGACCAGGACAGAGCAGTCACAGGTAGCCAGGTGtgttgacctgtgtgtgtgtgtgtgtgtgtgtgtgtgtgtgtgtgtgtgtgtgttgtgtgtgtgtgtgtgtgtgtgtgtgtgtgtgtgtgcagtgcatgCTGGGCATTTACCCGGTCCTGGCGAAGTTGGTCCAGTATGCGATCATGTACCGGGACAGGTCTCGGTGTCGGGGGAAGTAGACCAGTGGGGTGGTGAAGGGTTTACCAAACAGGTACTGCAGGTCCTCGGCGTGCTCCGCCTCCACCCAGCGAGGGAACCCTGGGATACGAGTCTTCATGTTGAACAGGTAGGAGTAGGTACGGGCTCCACTGAGGgacaaacaacaggaaaaccACAGGTGAATTCTGGTTTTTAAATATGAACTGGACAAAGGTTCAAACTCAGGTCTAGAACCAGGAGCTTTCTCCATGTTTCTATAAAGCACTTGTGGCACAGAGCAATGactgtggtccagaccaaactATCTTCTGATTACAGTGTTGGCTAATGTGCTAGCTAGTCATGTGACTCCATAGAACAGCAGAggttgtcagtgtttttaacaagctATCGCTTTTTGTTGTCCTGATATTTACTGTGGGCAGTGCTGATAAAGTTCAGTCTAATACAATGAAGTATAATTTACCACTCTGGGATTAAACAGTGATGTTTCAGCTTCTTTTctcacattcaaaacaaaaacacactctgacCACCACTATCTTTCCACCTGGATCTTCCACCAATCAGATCTGACCTGGTATTGTTGGCATGGTGTTGGAGGGCGATCTGAGTCGGGACCAGGAACAGGAAGTCTGTCTCAATGTCGGCCACCGTCTTCTTCACCACCGCCTGCTCCGGAAACGACCCCCAGTTAGACGTGTAAGCGTCGTAGGCCGAGTCGACGGCAGCGTTCCCCTTCTCTTTAGTCAGACCGGCCAGCAGACCCTTCACATGCTTCCTGAGGAGAAGACAGGAGATCAACCACAAAGTCTTCACAGCTCCTCTATTTGCTTCATTGGAGCAGAAACTACAATCTCAactttttttgattaatttgaaCAAACATTTGAGTTGTCCACACAGTGACGTCACAGCTGGAATCATCAGGATCAAGCTGCATAGAGTGAGGTGTCATCTGCATATTGACGAAACTTAATATTGACTTCAGTATACAGTAACACATAAAGACTATCAAGAAGTGGGCCTTAGTtatgtcccaattcaggggccacatcctttgGAGGATGTGGTCTCcgaaggtgtggccctttgTAGTCGGTCCCCACATTGGATCCTTggttgcccaggaaaagaa
This genomic window from Seriola aureovittata isolate HTS-2021-v1 ecotype China chromosome 5, ASM2101889v1, whole genome shotgun sequence contains:
- the LOC130169708 gene encoding tripartite motif-containing protein 16-like, with amino-acid sequence MAQKGDQLEILSCSICLDLLKDPVALPCGHSYCMNCIKSFWDEEDEKRIHSCPQCRQTFTPRPVLGKNTMLAALVEQLKKTGLQAAAADHCYAGPEDVACDVCTGRKLKAVKSCLVCLVSYCENHLQRHYDVAQLKKHKLVEPSEKLQENICSRHDEVMKMFCRSDQQCICYLCSVDEHKGHDTVSAAAERTERQRELQLRRQEIQQRIQDREKDVKLLRQEVEAIDGSADEAVEDSEKTFTELIRLMEKRRSDVKQQIRSQQETEAGRVKELQEKLQQEIAELKRKDAELKQLSHTEDHSHFLRNYPSLSRLSDSTDSSAIDVRPLRYFEDVTAAVSQLREKLQDVLTETWTNVSLTLTEVDVLLSQPEPKTRADFLKYSQEITLDPNTANTVLLLSEGNRKATWSQQQSYPRHPDRFTLYPQVLSRESLTGRCYWEVERRGGGVSVSVSYKNISRAGWESLFGNNDKSWSLDCFQNRFSFRFNSIRTPVSGPRSSRVGVYLDHTAGVLSFYSVSETMTLLHRVQTTFTQPLYAGLWLYWDGDTAEFYKLT